The following are encoded together in the Salmonella enterica subsp. enterica serovar Choleraesuis genome:
- the sdhC gene encoding succinate dehydrogenase cytochrome b556 large subunit, with amino-acid sequence MGKTVKKQRPVNLDLGTIRFPITAIASILHRVSGVITFVAVGILLWLLGLSLSSEEGFLVASSIMDSFIVKFIMWGILTALAYHVVVGIRHLLMDFGYLEESLAVGKSSAMASFVITVVLSILAGVLVW; translated from the coding sequence GTGGGCAAAACCGTGAAAAAACAAAGACCTGTTAACCTGGATCTCGGTACGATCCGGTTCCCTATAACGGCTATCGCGTCCATTCTCCATCGCGTGTCTGGTGTCATTACCTTTGTGGCAGTAGGCATTTTGCTTTGGTTACTGGGGCTGTCGCTCTCCTCGGAAGAAGGTTTTCTGGTGGCATCATCCATCATGGATAGCTTCATTGTTAAATTCATCATGTGGGGCATCCTGACTGCCCTGGCGTACCACGTTGTTGTTGGTATTCGCCATCTGCTGATGGATTTTGGCTACCTGGAAGAGAGTCTGGCAGTAGGTAAAAGCTCTGCAATGGCCTCCTTTGTCATTACTGTCGTGCTTTCAATTCTCGCAGGAGTTCTCGTATGGTAA